GCTTCTGCTACCACCAACGCGTCTCGATGCCGGAAACGACCACACCGAACCGATCACACGTGGAAAACCGATCACTGGAACATCCATAACGAAGCGATACACGAACGATTTTTCTGTCAACTTTTTTTAGGACGAGACAGGGAACTGGGGACTGGGAACTGGGGACTGGGAACTCGGAACTGGGGACTGGGAACTGGGGACTGGGAACTCGGAACTGGGGACTGGGAACTGGGGACTGGGAACTCGGAACTGGGGACTGGGAACTATCGAATCAACGTCTCGCTCGCTAGGTTCCCCTTTCCCCTTTCACCTTTCGCCTTTACCCGTTCACCGTTCCCCTTTCCCCGTTCACCGTTCACCGTTCACCGTTCCCCTTTACCTCTTTACGCCTTTACCCCTTCACGCCGTCGGCAAGAATGCCTTCCGCCGCCCAGGTGCCGCCGATGCCGGCAAGGGCGGGTTGTAGTCCGGCGGCGCGGGAGGCGGCGACAAAACGACGTATGGGTTCGCCGGTGGGCTCGTCGCTTTGGATAAAGGTGCCGCAATGGATGGGCATCACGGCGCGCGCGCCGAGATGTGCGGCCATCTCCACGGCCTGCTCGGGATTACAATGCGCGCCGATCCAGGGATCATAGGCGCCGACGGGCATGATGGCGAGGTCGATGGACAGCCCGCGCGTGCCCACGGATTTGAAGTACTCGTGCATCGCGGTGTCTCCGCCGAAAACGACGGAGCGGCCCTTGCGTGTCAGCAGGTAGGCATTGTAACTGCGTCCTTCGGGATTGCCGCGCGAGCGGTCCTGTTCCCACGGGAAACGCCAGCCGAAATGCCGCACACGCAGGGCTTCGATTTCGAGATCGCCCACATGGGTGCGGCCCCACCAGTCGAGTTCACGCACGGTGCGGAACTGCAGATCGTCGATCACATCGGCCGTGTTGCGCGCCATAATGACGGGGATGTCGGGGTCGAAACGCTCGAGCGTGGGAATATCGAGGTGATCCATGTGCGCGTGTGAAAGCAGGATAAGATCCGGTTTCGGGATCTTTTCAAATGGCAGCGCGGGATAGACAAGCCGTTTGGGTCCGATGGTCTGGCCCAGAATACGCACGCCGATACGGTCGGAAAAGACCGGATCGGTGATGATCCACATGCCGAAAAAATTGAGCAGCACGGTCGAATGGCCGATCCACGCGGCGGTGATGGTGTCGCTGCTCCATGTGGCCGGATCGGGCAGAAGCGGCGCGCGTCGTGTATCGGGCGAGGCGAAAATCATGTCCCACCGCGATCGTTTTACGGCGGGTTCGCCCGCAAATACGATGGACGGTACCAATGCGCCCGCGCCAAGTTGCGCGATGAATTTCCTACGTGAAGACATCAAGCATTTCAGTTTGTGAGTGACTCTATTTGAAACCGTACGATGTTCGGAAAAGTTCACCTACTCTGAAATGGAAATCGCCGGTAGTATGCCCCGTGTAGCCCCTTCCCACAATACAGGTCCGATCTCGTTTTCCGCCGAATCACGGCGGTCGCGGATTCGGATTCGGTATGTGAGAAATTCGTGAATTTTTGCTCACTTTTTGATTTCTCCGTATCTTTTAAAGCTGGAAAGATTTTACACAGACATTGCGAATAAAACAGACTACTATTTCCCCAATTTTATACGAGAAAGCGGAGTCCACGATGGCAAAAAGCAAAAAGGACAGCAAGCCCGCAGCCAAAAAGGCGAAGGCGGGAAAACCGGACAAAGCCGCAAAGGCGGGCAAGGTCGCCAAGGCCGAGAAGGGCGTGAAGCCGGGCAAGGCGTCGAAGGCGGAGAAGGGTGCAAAGCCGGGCAAGTCCGTGCGGTACGTGTACTATTTCGGCGGCGGACGCGCCGAGGGCAAGGCCGATATGAAGGGTCTGCTCGGAGGCAAGGGCGCCAATCTCGCCGAGATGGTGAACATCGGCTTGCCTGTGCCAGCGGGCTTCACCATCACCACCGAGGTGTGCACCTACTTCTACGCGCACGGGCGCAAGTACCCGGTGGAACTGAAGGCGCAGGTCGAGAAGTCGCTGCAGCGTGTCGAGAAGGAAATGGGCGCGAAGTTCGGCGATCCGAAGAATCCCCTGCTCGTCTCCGTCCGCTCCGGCGCGCGCGCGTCGATGCCGGGCATGATGGACACGATCCTCAATCTCGGACTCAACGACGTGACAGTGCAGGGCCTCATCGAGCGCTCGGGCAACGCGCGTTTTGCGTACGATTCATACCGCCGCTTCGTGCAGATGTACGGCGACGTGGTGCTGGATCTCAAGCCGAAGACCAAGGACGACATCGATCCCTTCGAGGAAATCCTTGAAGCGAAAAAACACGCGCGCGGCGCAACCGTCGACACCGATCTCACCGCCGACGATCTGAAGGAACTCGTGGCCGAGTTCAAGGAAGCGATCAAGCGCGAAACCGGACGCGACTTCCCCGACAATCCCTGGGAGCAGCTCTGGGGCGCCGTCGGCGCGGTGTTCACGTCGTGGATGAACGAGCGCGCCATCGTGTACCGCAAGCTCAACGGCATCCCCGAGGAATGGGGCACGGCGGTGAACGTGCAGTCGATGGTGTTCGGCAACATGGGCGAGGAATCGGGCACGGGCGTGGCCTTCACGCGCGACGCCGCCTCGGGCGAGAACTACTTCTACGGTGAATTCCTCATGAACGCGCAGGGCGAGGACGTGGTGGCGGGAACACGCACACCGCTTCCGATCGACCAGCTCGCCGACAAGGATCCGAAAGCGCTCAAGCAGCTCATGAACATCCGCAAAGTGCTCGAGAAGCACTACCGCGACATGATGGACATCGAGTTCACGATACAGAATCAGAATCTGTACATGCTGCAGTGCCGCGTCGGAAAACGCACCGCGTTTGCTGCCATCAAGATCGCCGTCGACATGGTGAAAGAGCGCCTGATCACGCCGGAAGAGGCGCTGCTGCGCATCGATCCCGACCAGCTCAACCAGCTCCTCCGCCCCATCTTCGATCTCACCGAAAAGCAGAAGGCGATCGCCGAGAACCGCCTGCTCGCAAAGGGTCTGAACGCCGGACCGGGCGCCGCCTCGGGCCGCGTGGTGTTCAACGCCGAGGACGCGGTCGATTACGCGGCGCGCGGCGAGCGCGTACTGCTGGTGCGCATCGAGACCTCGCCCGAGGACATCAAGGGCATGGACGCCAGCGAAGGCATCCTCACGGCGCGCGGCGGCATGACGTCGCACGCGGCACTGGTGGCGCGCCAGATGGGCAAGGTGTGCGTGGCCGGCTGCGGCACGCTGAAGATCGACTACAAGACGCGCGAAATGCGCATCGAAGGACGCGACGATGTGGTGCGTGAAGGCGACTTCCTCTCCATCGACGGATCGACCGGCGAAGTGCTGCTGGGCAACATCCCGACCCGTCCGAGCGAAGTGCTGCAGGTGCTCGTCGATCGCACACTCGATCCGAACGATGCGCCCGTGTACCAGATGTACGAGAAGATCATGAGCTGGGCCGACGCGGCGCGGCAGATCAACATCCGCACCAATGCCGATCAGCCCGATCAGTCCGCCAACGCGGTGGCTTTCGGCGCCGAGGGTATCGGTCTCTGCCGCACCGAACACATGTTCTTCGGCGAGGGCAAGATCGGTCCGATGCGCGAGATGATTCTGGCCGACACGATCGACGACCGCAAGGCGGCGCTCGCGAAGCTGCTGCCTCTGCAGCGCGAGGACTTCGAAGGTATCTTCCTGGCGATGGACGGCCGTCCGGTGACGGTGCGCACCATCGATCCACCGCTGCACGAATTCCTCCCGCACGACGAGGAAGGCCAGCGTCAGATCGCCGAGGTGATGGGTGTGTCGCCCGACAAGGTGCGCGAGCGTGTACACTCGCTGCACGAGTTCAATCCCATGCTCGGCTTCCGCGGCTGCCGTCTCGGCATCATCTACCCCGAGATCACCGAGATGCAGGCGCGCGCCATTTTCGAGGCGGCGGTGAACGTGATCAAGGCCGGGAAAAAGGCCTTCCCCGAGATCATGATTCCGCTGGTGGGCAATGTGAAGGAACTGGCCCTGCAGGAACAGATCGTGCGCCGCGTGGCGGGCGAGGTGATGCAGGAGTCCGGCGTGAAGTTCAAGTACCTCGTCGGCACCATGATCGAGATTCCGCGCGGCGCCGTCACGGCTGCGGAAATCGCGCAGGTGGCCGAGTTCTTCTCGTTCGGCACCAACGACCTGACACAGACCACACTCGGCATCAGCCGCGACGACGCGGGCCGCTTCCTCACGCCGTACGTCGCCATGGATATTTACGCGAAGGATCCTTTCGAGGCGATCGACCGCGACGGCGTCGGCTTCCTGATGAAACATGCGGTGAAACACGGCCGCGAGACGCGCGAGAACCTCAAGCTCGGCATCTGCGGCGAACACGGCGGCGAACCCTCGTCCGTCGAGTTCTGCCATCAGATCGGACTCGACTACGTGTCCTGCTCGCCCTTCCGTGTTCCGATCGCACGCCTCGCCGCCGCCCGCGCCGCGATTCAGTATCCGCGGAAGGAAAAGAAGACGAAGAAAAAGGCGTAAAGGCGTAAAGAGGTAAAGACGTAAAGCGCCGTGTCACCCTGAGCTTGTCGAAGGGCGACACGGCGCTTTCATTGTATCTCTCACCGTCCATGACGTAAAGGCGTAAAGGCGTAACGCGCCGTGTCACCCTGAGCTTGTCGAAGGGCGACACGGCGCTTTCAGTTGTTTCGACGTTCGCTGATATGTATTCTTGCTGCGACAGACGCGGGAGCGCCAATGAACATTGTGGGTGTGGTACGCTGTGTAGGTTTTATCCTTGTGATAGGCATCTCAACCGGGAGGTCGCAGCAGTGGGTGCCTGTCGCAATGCCGGATTCTCTTGACCAATTGCGCCTGACAGCGG
This is a stretch of genomic DNA from Ignavibacteriota bacterium. It encodes these proteins:
- a CDS encoding MBL fold metallo-hydrolase: MSSRRKFIAQLGAGALVPSIVFAGEPAVKRSRWDMIFASPDTRRAPLLPDPATWSSDTITAAWIGHSTVLLNFFGMWIITDPVFSDRIGVRILGQTIGPKRLVYPALPFEKIPKPDLILLSHAHMDHLDIPTLERFDPDIPVIMARNTADVIDDLQFRTVRELDWWGRTHVGDLEIEALRVRHFGWRFPWEQDRSRGNPEGRSYNAYLLTRKGRSVVFGGDTAMHEYFKSVGTRGLSIDLAIMPVGAYDPWIGAHCNPEQAVEMAAHLGARAVMPIHCGTFIQSDEPTGEPIRRFVAASRAAGLQPALAGIGGTWAAEGILADGVKG
- a CDS encoding pyruvate, phosphate dikinase; its protein translation is MAKSKKDSKPAAKKAKAGKPDKAAKAGKVAKAEKGVKPGKASKAEKGAKPGKSVRYVYYFGGGRAEGKADMKGLLGGKGANLAEMVNIGLPVPAGFTITTEVCTYFYAHGRKYPVELKAQVEKSLQRVEKEMGAKFGDPKNPLLVSVRSGARASMPGMMDTILNLGLNDVTVQGLIERSGNARFAYDSYRRFVQMYGDVVLDLKPKTKDDIDPFEEILEAKKHARGATVDTDLTADDLKELVAEFKEAIKRETGRDFPDNPWEQLWGAVGAVFTSWMNERAIVYRKLNGIPEEWGTAVNVQSMVFGNMGEESGTGVAFTRDAASGENYFYGEFLMNAQGEDVVAGTRTPLPIDQLADKDPKALKQLMNIRKVLEKHYRDMMDIEFTIQNQNLYMLQCRVGKRTAFAAIKIAVDMVKERLITPEEALLRIDPDQLNQLLRPIFDLTEKQKAIAENRLLAKGLNAGPGAASGRVVFNAEDAVDYAARGERVLLVRIETSPEDIKGMDASEGILTARGGMTSHAALVARQMGKVCVAGCGTLKIDYKTREMRIEGRDDVVREGDFLSIDGSTGEVLLGNIPTRPSEVLQVLVDRTLDPNDAPVYQMYEKIMSWADAARQINIRTNADQPDQSANAVAFGAEGIGLCRTEHMFFGEGKIGPMREMILADTIDDRKAALAKLLPLQREDFEGIFLAMDGRPVTVRTIDPPLHEFLPHDEEGQRQIAEVMGVSPDKVRERVHSLHEFNPMLGFRGCRLGIIYPEITEMQARAIFEAAVNVIKAGKKAFPEIMIPLVGNVKELALQEQIVRRVAGEVMQESGVKFKYLVGTMIEIPRGAVTAAEIAQVAEFFSFGTNDLTQTTLGISRDDAGRFLTPYVAMDIYAKDPFEAIDRDGVGFLMKHAVKHGRETRENLKLGICGEHGGEPSSVEFCHQIGLDYVSCSPFRVPIARLAAARAAIQYPRKEKKTKKKA